In the Nitratiruptor sp. YY09-18 genome, TCAAAAGAGGATTTGCAAAGAGCAAGAGAGCTTATAGATGATGCAATAAGCTTGCATGCTTCAATTGAGACGAAAGAGGCTTTTGTAAATCTTCAAACATTAGCCACAAGCAAGGCAGAATGCTTCTATCTAGGAATTTTGGATCTGCTTGCAGATATGGGCATACCGCAAAATGTGCTCAAGCTCAGTAACCCCACAATTGATCATATTCTATCAATCTTTTTGCTTCAATCCCTTGCCAATGGCATAAAACCGGTCTCATTTGTGTATCAAGACTATAAAAATATTGAAGAGTTTACCCAGTGGTGTGAGTATGAGTATGCCATGGGGTATCGTGCCAAGGGAGTGTTGGGACCAAAGCAGGCTGAAGTGGCTCTAAGAATCTTTAAAACTGTGGATATCCAGAGGGCACGCTATATCAAGAAACGCTTTGAAGCTATGCAAAAGCAGGGAATCACGGGTTTTATGGATGAGAAGTATGGATTTATCGATGAGCCAATCTATAAAGATGCTCTCAATATCCTCAAGTCTAAGGGAGAGCTATGATTAGATTTTTTGAAGTTTTGGATGAAGGGTTTTTAGAAGAGATATTTCGTTTTCGCTATGAAGTAGTGGTAGATGAGCTCGGTTTTTTTGATCCCAATGAGTATGAAGGCAAAAAGGAGCGTGATGAGTGGGATGACTACTCGACACATTTTGTAGCTTTGGATGAAGAGTGCAATATCGTAGCTACCACACGTATTATCCATCACTGTCCCTTTGCGTATCCTACTGAACGCTATATGCAAATAGATCCATCAATTCAAAAGCTTCTAGAGCTCAAGCGAGATAAATTGAGTGAAATCTCGAGGCTCTTCATAGCTA is a window encoding:
- a CDS encoding CoA ester lyase — translated: MLFDEKFIEIVQEAIDQDNENFFIKALSHASPRQRKENFCAPMMVSALNAKHLNHLDEFPSDAAIINLEDGVAPQKKRIALLAACYFLQHLPQNAPYTIVRINPLDEGGEEEIALLNRFFPHAIRVPKVRSKEDLQRARELIDDAISLHASIETKEAFVNLQTLATSKAECFYLGILDLLADMGIPQNVLKLSNPTIDHILSIFLLQSLANGIKPVSFVYQDYKNIEEFTQWCEYEYAMGYRAKGVLGPKQAEVALRIFKTVDIQRARYIKKRFEAMQKQGITGFMDEKYGFIDEPIYKDALNILKSKGEL
- a CDS encoding GNAT family N-acyltransferase; this encodes MIRFFEVLDEGFLEEIFRFRYEVVVDELGFFDPNEYEGKKERDEWDDYSTHFVALDEECNIVATTRIIHHCPFAYPTERYMQIDPSIQKLLELKRDKLSEISRLFIAKNYRNMHDTKIIINGFIKQHTYFTMKRFDLEYAYSAIERRFKRLLRMYRVHFDAIGPEQKGYGSPRIPCLLSRERLGRDNPNIIQYYEKKKLWLGV